From a region of the Cygnus atratus isolate AKBS03 ecotype Queensland, Australia chromosome 3, CAtr_DNAZoo_HiC_assembly, whole genome shotgun sequence genome:
- the AGBL5 gene encoding cytosolic carboxypeptidase-like protein 5 isoform X4, with protein sequence MEVRCGGLLFSSRFDSGNLARVEQVEPPRGDALPAADYEFNVWTRPDCARTEYENGNSPPDSVYYHRELLCHSLDKLRVDLLTVTSCHGMQEKREPRLDKLFPDTATPRPRRFAGKRVFFLSSRVHPGETPSSFVFNGFLDFILREEDPRAQMLRRMFVFKLIPMLNPDGVARGHYRTDSRGVNLNRQYLNPDAELHPAVYGAKAVLLYHHVHSRVLPGSPDWRTYVSPLSTSLLSTKSSNHSVRGSAPSPEAALSELEKANNLRNSPSAWSAGTCRSPPREPPPAALELILPGSCSAEHPEEEAKRPPPLPETILPQHSGLAYYVDLHGHASKRGCFMYGNSFSDENDQVENMLFPKLISLNSPHFDFTGCNFSEKNMYAKDKRDGQSKEGSGRVAIYKALGIIHSYTLECNYNTGRSVNSIPVACHDNGRASPPPPPAFPSKYTVELFEQVGRALAVAALDMAECNPWPRIVLSEHSCLSNLRAWMLKHVRGTRGAAGCARRRGARSPPRSTTGLPTSASDNALSRARSFSNGTSGSGSSQQDSPQIKASPSFAFGCSRPCAPAADGQSPQTGGARAPAPVRGKLGWGPLAHVVQCLSSCCAKPQP encoded by the exons ccccccagaCTCCGTCTACTACCACCGGGAGCTGCTGTGCCACTCCCTGGACAAGCTGCGCGTTGACCTGCTGACGGTCACCTCCTGCCACGGCATGCAGGAGAAGCGGGAGCCCCGGCTGGACAAGCTCTTCCCGGACACTGCCACGCCGCGGCCGCGCCGCTTTGCGGGGAAGAGG gTGTTCTTCCTGAGCAGCCGGGTGCACCCCGGGGAGACGCCCTCCAGCTTTGTCTTCAACGGCTTCCTGGACTTCATCCTGCGCGAGGAGGACCCCCGCGCCCAGATGCTGCGGCGGATGTTTGTCTTCAAGCTCATTCCCATGCTCAACCCGGACGGGGTGGCGCGAGGCCACTACCG AACCGACTCCCGCGGGGTAAACCTGAACCGCCAGTATCTGAACCCCGATGCCGAGCTGCACCCCGCCGTGTACGGGGCCAAAGCCGTCCTCCTCTACCACCACGTGCACAGCCGCGTCCTGCCGGGCTCCCCCGACTGGAGGACGTACGTCTCCCCGCTCAGCACCAGCTTGCTCAGCACCAAATCTTCCAACCATTCCGTCCGCGGCAGCGCCCCGTCCCCCGAGGCAGCCCTGTCGGAGCTGGAGAAAGCCAATAACCTCCGCAACTCGCCCAGCGCCTGGAGCGCCGGCACGTGCCGCAGCCCGCCTCGGGAAcccccgcccgccgcgctgGAGCTGATCCTCCCTGGCAGCTGCTCCGCGGAGCACCCTGAGGAGGAAGCCAAGAGGCCGCCGCCTCTCCCCGAAACcatcctgccccagcacagcggGCTGGCCTACTACGTCGACCTCCACGGGCACGCCTCCAAGCGCGGCTGCTTCATGTACGGCAACAGCTTCAGCGACGAGAACGATCAG GTAGAGAACATGCTGTTCCCTAAACTCATCTCCTTGAACTCACCTCACTTTGACTTCACGGGCTGTAACTTCTCCGAGAAGAACATGTACGCCAAAGACAAGCGGGACGGGCAGTCGAAGGAGGGCAGCGGGCGAGTGGCCATCTACAAGGCCTTGGGCATCATCCACAG CTACACGCTGGAGTGCAACTACAACACGGGGCGCTCGGTGAACAGCATCCCGGTGGCCTGCCACGACAACGGGCGCgccagccccccgccgccccccgccttCCCCTCCAAGTACACTGTGGAGCTCTTTGAGCAG GTCGGCAGAGCCCTGGCCGTGGCAGCGCTGGACATGGCAGAGTGCAACCCGTGGCCCCGCATCGTCCTGTCGGAGCACAGCTGCCTCAGCAACCTGCGGGCCTGGATGCTGAAGCACGTGCGCGGCACGAGGGGCGCCGCCGGCTGCGCGCGGAGGAGGggcgcccgcagcccccccaggagcaCCAC AGGGCTCCCGACCTCGGCCTCGGATAACGCCCTGTCCCGCGCGCGCAGCTTCAGCAACGGCACCAGCGGGAgcggcagcagccagcaggactcGCCCCAGATCAAAGCCTCGCCCAGCTTCGCCTTCGGCTGCAGCCGGCCCTGCGCCCCAGCCGCGGACGGCCAGAGCCCGCAGACGGGCGGCGCGAGAGCCCCGGCGCCGGTCAGAGGTAAGCTGGGCTGGGGGCCTCTCGCGCACGTGGTCCAGTGCCTGTCGAGCTGCTGTGCGAAGCCGCAGCCCTGA
- the OST4 gene encoding dolichyl-diphosphooligosaccharide--protein glycosyltransferase subunit 4, which translates to MITDVQLAIFANMLGVSLFLLVVLYHYVAVNNPKRHD; encoded by the coding sequence ATGATCACGGACGTGCAGCTCGCCATCTTCGCCAACATGCTGGGCGTGTCGCTGTTCCTGCTGGTCGTGCTGTACCACTACGTGGCCGTCAACAACCCCAAGCGCCACGACTGA
- the EMILIN1 gene encoding EMILIN-1 encodes MAPWLWPCLLAAQALAANFPPRYSLYTGGAAPLSPAQATAPQGPAAAHSGARAASRHRNWCAYVVTRSVSCVVEDGVESFVKPDYQPCGWGQLQCPRVLTYRSFLRPRYKVAHKTVSDLEWRCCQGYSGEDCSEGPAPGPPLTTTRPRPRPGRPTLSGFGNPLSGLGGEGSAGGGRGSTAPRSPEPAGGGEAEKVQQLEEKVRRLSKQLEELQASVQAGQEKLLQDLRKVAEGSPNGKHPPADAAPPDVRETLSHIQQHLERLDDRIRSQELERERDGFGGSPAPEGGLAGAALLHELEQRVQDSCSACLAGTEGLRRQQAEDRERMRALEKLVSSVDQRNREAVETVQRHVSSLSTRLAPAAPPDELRRRVAELERRLDGLEGSRGTVLGPGPGPVLARRLSELEGRLNATRAGPGPPDTEGLRGHMANLSRALEGLAESGAQRGARLAELEGAEEPLEGFSVFGGTTPWELQTLQGELSEALLFFGLLNTTVQELQDAVDQHDASLRELGAVKDRLAAELDRVQAEVAERAAESEERLEGLVRDLVRAGPGGCPAGLEPRVAKLEGVCEQLEVVSGGLRGVREGLGRHVAGLWNALRELNGTARTHSALLEKAMQLPNRLGALNASFQQHRAEMLNLTSRDLTGPPGPPGPAGPMGKMGPPGPSGPPGKDGEQGPVGPPGLQGERGAVGEPGSVPHIAFSAALSTQRAEPGTVPFDQVLLNDGGAYDPETGTFTAPVSGRYLVSVVLTGHKGEKLEAVLSRSNQGIARLDSAGYQPEGLENQPVAEHQPSPGSLGVFSLILPLEAGETLCVDLVAGRLAHAPDEPLTVFSGALLYDAEGP; translated from the exons ATGGCCCCCTGGCTCTGGCCGTGCCTCCTGGCCGCCCAGGCCCTGGCCGCCAACTTCCCCCCCAGGTACAGCCTCTACACCGGGGGGGCCGCCCCGCTCAGCCCGGCGCAGGCCACGGCCCCGCagggccccgccgcggcccaCAGCGGTGCCCGGGCCGCCAGCCGGCACAG GAACTGGTGCGCCTACGTGGTGACGCGCAGCGTGAGCTGCGTGGTGGAGGACGGCGTCGAGAGCTTCGTCAAGCCCGACTACCAGCCCTgcggctgggggcagctgcagTGCCCCCGCGTCCTGAC GTACCGCAGCTTCCTGCGACCCCGCTACAAGGTGGCCCACAAGACGGTGTCGGACCTGGAGTGGCGGTGCTGCCAGGGCTACTCGGGTGAGGACTGCTCCGAGGGGCCGGCGCCGGGGCCACCCCTCACCACCACCcgcccgcggccccggcccggccgccccaCGCTCTCTGGCTTTGGCAACCCGCTCAGCGGCCTGGggggggaaggcagcgccggggggggccggggcagcaCCGCCCCGCGGAGCCCGGAGCCCGCTGGCGGTGGGGAGGCGGAGAaggtgcagcagctggaggagaaggtgcGGCGGCTGAgcaagcagctggaggagctgcaggcctCGGTGCAGGCGGgccaggagaagctgctgcaggaccTGCGTAAGGTGGCCGAGGGCAGCCCAAACGGCAAGCACCCACCCGCCGACGCCGCGCCCCCCGACGTGCGGGAGACGCTCAGCCACATCCAGCAGCACCTGGAGCGCCTGGACGACCGCATccgcagccaggagctggagcggGAGCGGGATGGCTTCGgggggagcccggccccggAGGGGGGCCTGGCGGGGGCCGCGCTGCTGCACGAGCTGGAGCAGCGGGTGCAGGATTCCTGCAGCGCCTGCCTGGCCGGCACCGAGGGGCTGCGGCGGCAGCAGGCGGAGGACCGGGAGCGCATGAGGGCGCTGGAGAAGCTGGTGAGCTCGGTGGACCAGCGCAACCGGGAGGCGGTGGAGACTGTGCAGCGGCACGTCAGCAGCCTGAGCACCCGCCtggcccccgccgcgccgcccgaCGAGCTGCGCCGGCGCGTGGCCGAGCTGGAGCGGCGGCTGGACGGGCTGGAGGGGTCGCGCGGCACGGTGCttgggccggggccggggccggtgcTGGCCCGGCGGCTGTCAGAGCTGGAGGGGCGGCTGAATGCCACGCGGGCTGGCCCCGGGCCCCCTGACaccgaggggctgcggggccacATGGCCAACCTGAGCCGGGCACTGGAGGGGCTGGCGGAGAGCGGGGCGCAGCGCGGCGCCCGCCTGGCTGAGCTGGAGGGG GCGGAGGAGCCGTTGGAGGGGTTCAGCGTCTTCGGAGGCACGACgccctgggagctgcagacGCTGCAGGGCGAGCTGTCGGAGGCGCTGCTCTTCTTCGGCTTGCTCAACACCAcggtgcaggagctgcaggacgcCGTGGACCAGCACGACGCCAGCCTGCGCGAGCTGGGCGCTGTGAAGGACCGCCTGGCCGCGGAGCTCGACCGAGTGCAGGCGGAGGTCGCCGAGCGCGCAGCCGAGAGCGAGGAGCGGCTGGAGGGGCTGGTGCGGGACCTGGTGCGCGcgggccccgggggctgcccggccgGCCTGGAGCCCAGAGTGGCCAAGCTGGAGGGCGTCTGCGAGCAGCTGGAGGTTGTGTCGGGAGGGCTGCGTGGCGTCCGCGAGGGGCTGGGCCGGCACGTGGCGGGGCTGTGGAACGCCCTGCGGGAGCTGAACGGCACAGCCCGCACCCACAGCGCCCTGCTGGAGAAGGCGATGCAGCTCCCGAACCGCCTGGGCGCCCTCAACGccagcttccagcagcaccGCGCCGAGATGCTCAACCTCACGAGCAGGGACCTGACCG GCCCCCCTGGGCCCCCCGGACCTGCGGGCCCCATGGGGAAGATGGGCCCCCCTGGCCCCTCTGGGCCTCCTGGCAAGGACGGAGAACAAGGCCCTGTGGGCCCCCCAG GTCTGCAAGGAGAGAGAG GCGCCGTGGGGGAGCCGGGCTCCGTGCCCCACATCGCCTTCTCGGCCGCCCTGAGCACGCAGCGTGCGGAGCCGGGCACTGTCCCCTTCGACCAGGTCCTGCTCAACGACGGCGGCGCCTACGACCCCGAGACGG GCACCTTCACGGCGCCGGTGAGCGGCCGGTACCTGGTGAGCGTGGTGCTGACGGGGCACAAGGGCGAGAAGCTGGAGGCGGTGCTGTCGCGCTCCAACCAGGGCATCGCGCGCCTGGACTCGGCCGGGTACCAGCCCGAGGGGCTGGAGAACCAGCCCGTGGCCGagcaccagcccagccccggctcGCTGGGCGTCTTCAGCCTCATCCTGCCGCTGGAGGCGGGCGAGACGCTCTGCGTCGACCTGGTGGCGGGGCGCCTGGCCCACGCGCCCGACGAGCCCCTCACCGTCTTCAGCGGTGCCCTGCTCTACGACGCCGAGGGCCCCTAG